The proteins below are encoded in one region of Leptotrichia sp. oral taxon 218:
- a CDS encoding 4Fe-4S single cluster domain-containing protein → MYVDRIIYPIFSLGPGKRVVIWTKGCTKRCKNCSNPELWDVGKARKRSVRELFQIIVNINKENRVDGITFTGGDPLEQFGEIIEFAKLLKNLTDDILVYTGDYFANFDEEKKEKIRENIGVLIDGPYIHELNFKDVNLRGSKNQNIIYFNKNLRNKYEKYLKKGRMIQNVMMGEKIISVGIHNRQEEL, encoded by the coding sequence ATGTATGTAGATAGAATAATTTATCCAATTTTTTCACTAGGACCTGGAAAAAGAGTGGTAATTTGGACAAAAGGATGTACCAAAAGATGTAAAAATTGTTCTAATCCAGAATTGTGGGATGTTGGAAAAGCCAGAAAGAGAAGTGTAAGAGAACTTTTTCAGATAATAGTTAATATAAATAAAGAAAATCGTGTTGATGGGATAACTTTTACTGGTGGAGATCCGCTTGAGCAGTTTGGTGAAATTATTGAGTTTGCAAAGCTATTAAAAAATTTAACTGACGATATTCTGGTTTATACTGGGGATTATTTTGCAAATTTTGATGAAGAGAAAAAAGAAAAGATTAGAGAAAATATTGGTGTTTTGATAGATGGACCTTATATTCATGAACTTAATTTTAAAGATGTAAATTTGAGAGGGTCTAAAAATCAGAATATAATTTATTTTAACAAAAATTTGAGAAATAAATATGAGAAATATTTGAAAAAGGGAAGAATGATACAAAATGTTATGATGGGGGAAAAAATAATATCCGTGGGAATACATAATAGACAGGAGGAACTATGA
- a CDS encoding AAA family ATPase, with translation MTDRKPKWQKELESFKGIKSTFIIEGNINDLYPFYENGKIVNYIELDWLLMKTFKDFFENENEEKIKYDFVFCNPVLGFYNRSIKDNVADILKKYDNSKNSIFSSRENLNYKINDIEKFSEIVKNVVMAKGENPVAVVVNFAARYISSPNSLETSENNMFINLLEASIRARMTNGYVNTLILVVEKFNDLPSWFYYNNPNVRTITIPNPDKNMRKNYIEKIYENELKEEFETKDKFIDNTEGLKNRELKELKNLFNRYKKIDSEYSLLDALTMYKYGIKENMWESISEEKVKSLEEKLKERVKGQDRAVKKAVSVVKRAVVGMSGLQHSSGSKPKGILFFAGPTGTGKTELTKALAEELFGDENNCIRFDMSEYSESHSDQKLFGAPPGYVGYEAGGQLTNAIKERPFSILLFDEIEKAHPSIMDKFLQILEDGRMTDGQGNTVYFSESLIIFTSNLGITKKVVDLSGNESRQMLVNIDEDYKTMEQKVINGITAHFKPEVVNRIGNNIVVFDFIK, from the coding sequence ATGACTGATAGAAAACCTAAGTGGCAAAAAGAGCTGGAAAGTTTTAAGGGAATAAAATCTACTTTTATAATTGAAGGAAATATAAATGATTTGTATCCATTTTATGAAAATGGTAAAATTGTTAATTATATTGAATTAGACTGGCTTTTGATGAAAACATTTAAAGATTTTTTTGAAAATGAGAATGAAGAAAAAATTAAATATGATTTTGTTTTTTGTAATCCTGTTTTGGGATTTTACAATAGAAGTATTAAAGACAATGTCGCTGATATTTTGAAAAAATATGATAATTCTAAAAACAGTATTTTTAGTTCGAGAGAAAATTTGAATTATAAGATTAATGATATTGAAAAATTTTCTGAAATTGTGAAAAATGTGGTGATGGCAAAAGGAGAAAATCCTGTTGCAGTAGTTGTGAACTTTGCCGCAAGATATATCTCTTCTCCAAATTCTCTGGAAACAAGCGAGAACAATATGTTTATTAATTTATTGGAAGCGTCGATAAGAGCTAGAATGACAAACGGCTATGTGAATACTTTGATACTAGTTGTTGAAAAATTTAATGATTTGCCGTCGTGGTTTTATTATAATAATCCAAATGTCAGAACTATCACGATTCCGAATCCTGATAAAAATATGAGAAAAAATTATATTGAAAAAATATATGAAAATGAATTGAAAGAAGAATTTGAGACTAAAGATAAATTTATTGACAATACTGAAGGACTGAAAAATAGAGAATTAAAAGAACTAAAAAACCTTTTTAATAGGTACAAGAAAATAGATTCTGAATATTCATTGCTAGATGCATTGACGATGTATAAATATGGAATTAAAGAAAATATGTGGGAATCTATCAGCGAGGAAAAAGTAAAAAGTCTTGAAGAAAAACTGAAAGAAAGAGTAAAAGGGCAGGATAGAGCTGTGAAAAAAGCAGTTTCAGTTGTAAAAAGAGCGGTTGTGGGAATGTCAGGTCTGCAGCATTCATCTGGCAGCAAACCAAAAGGGATTTTATTTTTTGCAGGGCCTACAGGGACTGGGAAAACTGAACTTACAAAAGCGCTTGCGGAAGAACTTTTTGGAGATGAAAATAATTGCATAAGATTTGACATGAGTGAGTACTCAGAATCACATTCGGACCAGAAGCTATTTGGAGCACCGCCGGGATATGTTGGCTATGAAGCTGGTGGGCAGCTTACAAATGCGATTAAAGAAAGACCTTTTTCAATTTTACTTTTTGACGAAATAGAAAAGGCGCATCCTTCAATAATGGATAAATTTTTGCAAATACTTGAGGATGGAAGAATGACCGATGGTCAAGGTAATACTGTGTATTTTTCAGAATCGCTTATAATTTTTACTTCTAATTTGGGAATTACAAAAAAAGTAGTAGATTTGTCTGGAAACGAGAGTAGGCAAATGCTTGTGAATATTGACGAAGATTACAAAACTATGGAGCAAAAAGTTATAAATGGGATAACGGCGCATTTTAAGCCAGAAGTTGTCAATAGAATTGGAAATAACATTGTTGTGTTTGATTTTATTAAATAG
- a CDS encoding MarR family transcriptional regulator has protein sequence MYENFSKHIGKLVCRHGAKPCNKETELLGTLKASITTT, from the coding sequence TTGTATGAAAATTTTAGTAAGCATATAGGGAAACTTGTATGTAGACACGGAGCAAAACCGTGCAACAAAGAAACTGAATTGCTGGGAACTCTTAAAGCTAGTATAACCACAACATAA
- a CDS encoding RNA-guided endonuclease TnpB family protein, translated as MYLTLKQQVKHLSKKEFRNLKYLCHIAKNLKNQAIYNVRQYYFNKKKYLSYNENYKMLKNSENYKKLNSNMAQQILKEVDGSFKSFFGLLKLAKNGQYDNKKIKLPKYLAKDGFITLVIGFVRLKDDILIVPYSNSFKKTHQEVKIKLPPVLKDKKIKEIRIIPKQHSRYFEIQYTYEVEEVQRELNKENALGIDLGINNLCTCVTNNGASFIIDGRKLKSINQYYNKINAKLQSIKDKQKIERTTLRQKRIARKRNNRINDYLSKAAKIIINYCLNNDIGKLVLGYNEDFQRNSNIGSINNQNFANIPYGKLRDKLIYLCKLYGIEFKLQEESYTSKASFFDGDEIPIYDKENQKEYIFSGKRIKRGLYQTSKGYQLNADCNGALNILRKSKVVDLNILYNRGELNTPKRIRVV; from the coding sequence ATGTATTTAACATTAAAACAACAGGTAAAACATCTTAGTAAAAAAGAGTTTAGAAATTTAAAATATTTGTGCCATATAGCTAAGAATTTAAAGAATCAAGCTATATATAATGTTAGACAGTATTATTTTAATAAGAAAAAGTATTTAAGTTATAACGAAAACTATAAAATGCTTAAAAATAGTGAAAATTACAAGAAATTAAATTCTAATATGGCTCAACAAATTCTAAAAGAAGTAGACGGAAGTTTCAAATCATTTTTTGGACTTTTAAAACTTGCTAAAAATGGTCAATATGATAATAAGAAAATAAAATTACCTAAATATCTTGCTAAAGATGGATTTATAACTCTTGTTATAGGTTTTGTTAGATTAAAAGACGATATTCTGATAGTTCCTTATTCAAATTCGTTTAAGAAAACTCATCAGGAAGTTAAAATTAAGCTGCCACCAGTATTAAAAGACAAGAAAATAAAAGAGATTAGAATAATACCAAAACAACATTCTAGGTACTTTGAAATTCAATATACTTATGAGGTAGAAGAAGTTCAAAGGGAATTAAATAAAGAAAATGCACTAGGAATTGATTTAGGTATAAACAATCTTTGTACTTGTGTAACTAATAACGGAGCATCATTCATAATAGATGGTAGAAAATTAAAATCTATTAATCAATACTATAATAAGATAAATGCAAAATTACAAAGTATAAAAGATAAGCAAAAGATTGAGCGAACGACATTAAGACAAAAGAGAATAGCTAGAAAGAGAAATAATCGCATAAATGATTATCTTTCAAAAGCAGCAAAAATAATTATAAATTATTGTCTTAATAATGATATAGGAAAACTAGTTCTAGGATACAATGAAGATTTTCAAAGAAATTCAAATATTGGAAGTATAAATAATCAGAACTTTGCAAATATACCATATGGAAAATTAAGAGATAAATTAATATATCTATGTAAACTATATGGAATAGAATTTAAACTGCAAGAAGAGAGTTATACATCAAAAGCAAGTTTCTTTGATGGAGATGAGATTCCAATATATGATAAAGAAAATCAAAAAGAATATATATTCAGTGGAAAAAGGATAAAAAGAGGACTATATCAAACAAGTAAAGGCTATCAATTAAATGCAGATTGTAATGGAGCATTAAATATATTAAGAAAAAGTAAAGTTGTGGATTTAAATATCCTATACAATAGAGGTGAGCTGAACACACCTAAAAGAATAAGGGTAGTGTAA
- a CDS encoding PP2C family serine/threonine-protein phosphatase — translation MYKFYSRNDIGAYEKVNDDKFMINGKIVEDGDFSGEVKNYVSAVLCDGVGGEAQGYRAALKTLEVFKEIQSENVDKEKIKDTARKANLEVLKLQREENREKGLKTTLAGIYANKEVFIYYNIGDSRVYRYRNGYLQRLTRDDSKVQEFIDDGVLTPEQAFESPLKNIITRCIGGKNEFGININSSKVGLMDGDVILLCSDGITDVIDDSSLKEIFDKKKTVEETLKEIHLTSLKNKSMDNISLILIKKEKDTNE, via the coding sequence ATGTATAAATTTTATTCGAGAAACGATATTGGCGCTTATGAAAAAGTTAATGATGATAAATTTATGATTAATGGGAAAATTGTTGAAGATGGAGATTTTAGCGGAGAAGTTAAAAATTATGTAAGTGCGGTTTTGTGTGACGGAGTTGGAGGAGAAGCGCAAGGATATAGAGCGGCACTTAAGACACTTGAAGTCTTTAAAGAAATTCAGTCGGAAAATGTGGATAAAGAAAAAATTAAAGATACGGCAAGAAAAGCAAATTTGGAAGTTTTGAAACTTCAAAGAGAAGAAAATAGGGAAAAAGGGTTAAAAACTACATTAGCGGGAATTTATGCAAATAAAGAAGTATTTATTTATTATAACATTGGAGATAGCAGAGTTTACAGATATAGAAATGGTTATTTACAAAGACTTACAAGAGACGACTCAAAAGTGCAAGAATTTATAGATGACGGAGTTTTGACACCAGAACAAGCGTTTGAATCTCCACTTAAAAATATTATAACTAGATGTATTGGTGGCAAAAATGAATTTGGGATTAATATAAATTCTTCTAAAGTTGGATTGATGGACGGCGATGTGATATTATTGTGCTCGGACGGAATTACAGATGTCATTGACGATAGTTCTTTAAAGGAAATTTTTGATAAGAAAAAAACTGTGGAAGAAACTTTGAAGGAAATACATTTGACAAGTTTGAAAAACAAAAGTATGGATAACATAAGTTTGATTTTGATAAAAAAGGAGAAGGATACGAATGAGTGA
- a CDS encoding protein kinase, with protein MSDKKNTRIPTMPQSEDKRNPTMPQDSGRMHTIPQNDRFPAISQEDKVESKNFNIRENLKYISDNDRLILEIKPEDRMSVSGGESILFKNRVFDRRKNEVEVVIKILLNIDVDSDSEKLENRKKILDVVYQKRAEVEENNLARVISYGKVVIEGKEYFAEVYRYYSGGDLSQKLPMDYEKIKNKVVPSLLKAIRYLHKNNIIHRDIKPENIYIHNGEYYLGDFGIARFSQRDIDYDEKKVGTLGYCAPELLIAEKGRVTKESDYYSLGQTLYTLFTGKMMYENILKNNNKTYENKKSEILDMMMRKEGTYGFAYFQKYKLFGALLKGLLKYSISDRFNDTDVEKFINDDESLIRKAKMEEENEEFFNSPLKIFGNNFWSKSEIFEFLFKNTNKIDELLNNEYLSRYFEKNNMFSDENKTEIIERNYLSGNDFDKKYQIMELFKFLKDENTLIWDDFELKEPKDILKISSSDLKQLIQRKVIQNFLSENFQINKEILDMFEEIKNYNDGLIKCILNIYFNSGQNGFEYQGKNLNKLITEWTESNYSQMLTVPLLALLYLEGYKEILSNEIYYKFKFLIALEENAHENWVKEKIREYYLDWQNERYNRLKNFIKDIDKYEATGNESRNILQNIKNCQIFSDKMDINEINRKMTEFENEYKKFEIKFENNLYNVVMKSYDDDVIITRYYDKYFRDNNLRNYCEELKNEISLKRTSLENIRVDHIIVNLKLIFVFAFAFFILGYISGDQFNLFANIKNIGVKELLFQIKYLFFGLGAYFLVKFLICIIMFISTRDYIILKIRYNNFFKETFGSNYENRLNEIYNLILNKNSGKFTEDYSQSFDELENLENKYARSVESYEKNKKGMKVIIGVLPILPLLAILFFGYKNYFISDVYKTDIIEANSYFIFKVFCYFLFLSIIYVNAIENYVSRSLKNLDKVFLGLSIVTVIGFFIYNRTLEFELKFWLPCGVAIALLVMLVLKIDEVTEVPINNTKGALFYIGLIIGILVPIYFLTLPMKWWGWLFLLAPAAVIFITGSDGSYDNAILGWITYKIPFAFLGYSIALINLGNPSSDVLTNIVSGIFGFFLFLLGDILVAIAVVFLGEL; from the coding sequence ATGAGTGATAAAAAGAATACTAGAATTCCAACAATGCCACAATCGGAAGACAAAAGAAATCCTACTATGCCACAGGATAGTGGAAGAATGCACACAATTCCTCAGAATGACAGATTTCCTGCGATTTCGCAAGAAGACAAAGTAGAATCTAAAAATTTTAATATAAGAGAAAATTTGAAATATATTTCTGATAACGATCGGCTAATTTTGGAAATTAAACCAGAAGATAGAATGAGTGTTTCTGGGGGAGAATCAATATTATTTAAAAATAGAGTTTTCGACAGAAGGAAGAACGAAGTTGAAGTTGTCATAAAAATTCTTTTGAATATAGATGTTGATTCTGATTCTGAAAAATTGGAAAATCGTAAAAAAATCTTGGATGTAGTTTATCAAAAAAGAGCGGAAGTTGAAGAAAATAATTTGGCACGGGTTATTTCTTACGGAAAAGTTGTGATAGAAGGAAAAGAATATTTTGCAGAAGTTTATAGATATTATTCTGGCGGAGATTTGTCACAAAAATTGCCGATGGACTACGAAAAAATTAAAAATAAAGTTGTGCCGTCGCTGTTAAAAGCTATAAGATATCTTCATAAAAATAATATAATTCACAGGGATATAAAACCTGAAAATATTTATATTCACAACGGAGAATATTATTTGGGAGATTTTGGAATAGCTCGTTTTTCGCAAAGAGATATTGATTATGACGAAAAAAAAGTTGGAACATTGGGATATTGTGCTCCTGAGCTTTTGATAGCAGAAAAAGGAAGAGTTACGAAAGAATCTGATTATTATTCATTGGGACAGACTTTGTATACACTTTTTACAGGAAAAATGATGTATGAGAATATTTTGAAAAATAATAATAAGACATACGAAAATAAAAAAAGTGAAATACTTGATATGATGATGAGAAAAGAGGGAACTTATGGCTTTGCTTATTTTCAGAAATATAAATTATTTGGAGCATTATTAAAGGGTTTGTTAAAATATTCAATTTCAGATAGATTTAACGATACTGATGTTGAAAAATTTATTAATGATGATGAATCTTTGATAAGAAAAGCAAAAATGGAAGAAGAAAATGAAGAATTTTTCAATTCGCCATTAAAAATTTTTGGAAATAATTTTTGGTCAAAAAGTGAAATATTTGAGTTCTTGTTTAAAAATACAAATAAAATAGATGAATTATTAAATAATGAATATTTATCTCGATATTTTGAAAAAAATAATATGTTTTCAGATGAAAATAAAACAGAAATTATTGAGAGAAATTATTTGAGCGGAAATGATTTTGATAAAAAATATCAAATAATGGAACTTTTTAAGTTTTTAAAAGATGAAAACACATTAATTTGGGATGATTTTGAATTAAAAGAACCAAAAGATATTCTTAAAATTTCTTCGAGCGATTTGAAACAATTAATTCAAAGAAAAGTTATTCAAAACTTTTTGAGTGAAAATTTTCAAATAAATAAAGAAATTCTTGATATGTTTGAAGAAATTAAAAATTATAATGACGGTTTGATAAAATGCATATTAAATATTTATTTTAATTCTGGTCAAAATGGTTTTGAATATCAAGGGAAAAATTTGAATAAATTGATTACAGAATGGACGGAAAGTAATTATAGTCAAATGCTAACGGTACCATTATTAGCTTTATTATATTTAGAAGGTTACAAAGAAATTCTTTCAAACGAAATTTATTATAAATTTAAATTTTTAATCGCTCTTGAAGAAAATGCTCATGAGAATTGGGTTAAAGAAAAAATTAGAGAATATTATTTAGATTGGCAAAATGAAAGATACAATAGATTAAAAAATTTTATTAAAGATATTGATAAATACGAAGCAACTGGAAATGAATCGAGAAATATTCTTCAAAATATAAAAAATTGTCAAATTTTTTCGGATAAAATGGATATAAACGAAATAAATAGAAAAATGACTGAATTTGAAAATGAATATAAAAAGTTTGAGATAAAATTTGAAAATAATCTGTATAATGTGGTAATGAAGTCTTATGACGACGATGTTATAATAACACGATATTATGATAAATATTTTAGAGATAATAATTTAAGAAATTATTGTGAAGAATTAAAAAATGAAATTTCTTTAAAACGAACATCGTTGGAAAATATAAGAGTAGATCATATTATAGTCAATTTAAAATTAATTTTTGTATTTGCTTTTGCTTTTTTTATATTGGGATATATTTCAGGTGATCAGTTTAATTTATTTGCAAATATTAAAAATATCGGAGTAAAAGAATTGCTTTTTCAAATAAAATATTTATTTTTTGGATTAGGTGCATATTTTCTGGTTAAGTTTTTGATTTGTATAATTATGTTTATTAGTACGAGAGATTATATTATTTTAAAAATACGGTATAATAATTTTTTCAAAGAAACATTTGGAAGTAATTATGAAAATCGTTTGAATGAAATTTACAATTTGATTTTAAATAAAAATAGTGGAAAATTTACAGAAGATTATTCGCAGAGTTTTGATGAATTGGAAAATTTGGAAAATAAATATGCTAGAAGTGTCGAAAGTTATGAAAAGAATAAAAAAGGTATGAAAGTGATAATTGGTGTATTGCCAATACTGCCTTTATTAGCAATTTTGTTTTTTGGGTATAAAAATTATTTTATAAGTGATGTCTACAAAACAGATATTATTGAAGCAAATAGTTATTTTATATTCAAAGTATTTTGTTATTTTTTATTTTTATCAATAATTTATGTGAATGCAATAGAAAATTATGTAAGCAGAAGTCTAAAAAATTTGGACAAAGTTTTTCTTGGTTTATCAATTGTTACTGTAATAGGATTTTTTATTTATAACAGAACATTAGAGTTTGAACTTAAATTTTGGCTTCCGTGTGGAGTTGCAATAGCACTTTTAGTGATGCTTGTTTTAAAAATAGACGAAGTAACTGAAGTTCCGATTAATAATACAAAAGGTGCATTATTTTATATTGGTTTAATCATAGGAATTTTAGTTCCAATTTATTTTTTAACTTTGCCGATGAAATGGTGGGGATGGCTTTTCTTACTTGCACCAGCAGCGGTGATATTTATAACAGGTTCTGATGGTAGCTATGATAATGCAATTCTAGGGTGGATTACATATAAAATTCCGTTTGCATTTTTAGGATATTCAATTGCATTAATAAATTTAGGGAATCCTTCAAGTGATGTACTTACAAATATTGTCTCTGGAATTTTTGGTTTTTTTCTATTTCTTTTGGGAGATATTTTAGTGGCAATAGCAGTTGTATTTCTTGGTGAATTATAA
- a CDS encoding helix-turn-helix domain-containing protein, with amino-acid sequence MLKKNSKVIKEESDRAIRLKKLRNYNSFNLKTVAHELDLSQMTISRYESAEITNIPINNLKKLAELYKVSPQYLMGWKDSNYNDTLGGKLKNLRKFKGLSREDFYNEIFYKFLKNNKNNEDFNKKVELINILRWENNLEKIPNKFIILCAHFYETDIKSIAPNISLTFGDRLYKYRIENFNLEKERKPVLSLIKKLEKSSEILKSEIKNLTNEDFNKINLYFEWENDKIKPGKDVLKEFDNFLNCDNKIDSASENDSLVKFLNLKEISNNKKIISFQINYEDMTEEEKNQIIGEIAEYSEYINSKFLKRRKARENNF; translated from the coding sequence ATGTTGAAAAAAAATTCAAAAGTTATAAAAGAAGAGAGTGACAGAGCTATCAGATTAAAAAAATTAAGAAATTACAATTCTTTTAATTTAAAGACAGTTGCTCATGAATTGGATCTTTCTCAAATGACAATTTCACGCTATGAATCTGCTGAAATTACAAATATTCCAATAAATAACTTAAAAAAATTAGCTGAGTTATATAAAGTTTCCCCACAATATCTGATGGGATGGAAAGATTCAAATTATAATGACACTTTAGGAGGTAAGTTAAAAAATTTAAGAAAATTTAAAGGTCTTTCAAGAGAAGATTTTTACAACGAAATTTTTTATAAATTTTTAAAAAATAATAAAAATAATGAGGATTTCAACAAAAAAGTTGAATTAATAAATATTTTGAGATGGGAAAATAATTTGGAAAAAATTCCAAACAAATTTATTATTCTTTGTGCACATTTTTATGAAACTGACATAAAATCTATTGCACCAAATATTTCATTAACTTTTGGTGACAGATTATACAAATATCGAATTGAAAATTTCAATTTAGAAAAAGAAAGAAAGCCAGTGTTATCGCTAATAAAAAAATTGGAAAAATCTAGCGAAATTTTAAAATCTGAAATTAAAAATTTGACAAATGAAGATTTTAACAAAATAAATTTATATTTTGAATGGGAAAATGATAAAATAAAACCTGGCAAAGATGTGCTAAAAGAATTCGATAATTTTTTGAACTGTGACAACAAAATTGATTCAGCTTCAGAAAATGACAGTCTAGTTAAATTTTTAAACTTAAAGGAAATCTCAAATAACAAAAAAATAATTTCTTTTCAAATTAATTACGAAGATATGACCGAAGAAGAAAAAAATCAAATTATCGGAGAAATTGCCGAATATTCTGAGTACATTAATTCAAAATTCTTGAAACGAAGAAAAGCTAGAGAAAATAATTTTTAG
- a CDS encoding S16 family serine protease has protein sequence MSIIGDLNEETETEKEAEEIKRKIAEIESLNTTEENKKKLKEYVIGYSKDKKTDEAYYKRVKDCLNYAEKLDWKKNLKKEKINISKIREFLNKSHYGMEKVKETILENLALRHYMGKSNKKIPIIICLAGSAGVGKTSIVEAIAKGLGKKFEKVSLSGISTAFELTGLTKSYSGSAPGRIIKTLAKCGCDDPLILLDEIDKTNKKNGDGDIEGVLLEILDPDQNKRFRDEFLELEYDLSNVMFVATANDLSRISAPLKSRMEIICLEDYNLNQKVEIAKKYLVPSINKNIGSKLSFSDDILRYVIQNYTNEAGVRKLKTILLKIYGKIAKDAMEKKKIPEITLKNIDSFISADKIPEISLKLDTKEEKIGKVLGMGVTPLGGKILPIQTAIMPGNGKIIVTGNLSEVMKEGINVAVTYLRTKTEEFHLKNPNFYKENDIHVHFSENAIPKDGPSAGITIVTSILSALNKVKIKQDVAFTGEITILGEVLPVGGVDQKIEGAYKLGIKKFFIPKENENYIKKLDKNILDKIKIELVDDYEQIYSKLFMSEENKKRIF, from the coding sequence ATGTCTATCATTGGAGATTTAAATGAAGAAACAGAAACAGAAAAAGAAGCAGAAGAAATAAAAAGAAAAATTGCAGAAATTGAAAGTTTGAATACTACAGAAGAAAATAAAAAAAAGTTAAAAGAGTATGTAATAGGTTACTCTAAAGATAAAAAAACAGATGAGGCGTATTATAAAAGAGTAAAAGACTGTCTTAATTACGCTGAAAAACTTGATTGGAAAAAAAATTTAAAAAAAGAAAAAATAAATATTTCTAAAATACGGGAATTTCTAAATAAAAGTCATTACGGAATGGAAAAAGTGAAAGAAACTATTTTAGAAAATTTGGCATTGCGACATTACATGGGAAAATCTAATAAAAAAATACCGATTATAATCTGTTTAGCTGGTTCTGCTGGAGTCGGGAAAACTTCGATTGTTGAAGCAATTGCCAAAGGTCTGGGGAAAAAATTTGAGAAAGTTTCTTTGAGTGGTATAAGTACAGCATTTGAATTAACAGGTCTTACAAAAAGTTATTCTGGATCAGCTCCTGGAAGAATTATAAAAACTTTGGCTAAGTGTGGTTGTGATGATCCTTTGATTTTGTTAGATGAAATTGATAAAACTAATAAAAAAAATGGAGATGGAGATATTGAAGGAGTTTTGCTTGAAATTTTAGATCCAGATCAAAATAAAAGGTTTAGAGATGAATTTTTAGAACTTGAATATGATTTGTCAAATGTAATGTTTGTTGCGACAGCAAACGATTTAAGTAGAATTTCAGCGCCATTAAAAAGCCGTATGGAAATTATTTGTTTGGAAGATTACAATTTAAATCAAAAAGTTGAAATTGCAAAAAAATATTTAGTTCCTAGTATAAATAAGAATATTGGTTCAAAATTATCTTTTAGCGACGATATTTTGAGATATGTGATACAAAATTATACAAATGAAGCTGGAGTCAGAAAATTAAAGACAATTTTGTTGAAAATTTATGGAAAAATTGCAAAAGATGCGATGGAAAAGAAAAAAATACCAGAAATAACATTAAAAAATATTGACTCATTCATTAGTGCTGATAAAATACCAGAAATTTCTCTAAAATTAGACACAAAAGAAGAAAAAATTGGAAAAGTACTAGGAATGGGTGTAACTCCACTTGGAGGAAAAATTTTACCAATTCAAACGGCTATTATGCCAGGAAATGGAAAAATTATAGTAACAGGAAATCTTTCGGAAGTAATGAAAGAAGGCATAAATGTGGCAGTCACATATTTGCGAACAAAAACTGAAGAGTTTCACTTAAAAAATCCTAATTTTTACAAGGAAAACGACATACATGTCCATTTTAGTGAAAATGCTATTCCAAAAGACGGTCCTTCTGCTGGAATTACCATTGTGACATCAATACTTTCAGCATTAAATAAAGTTAAGATAAAGCAAGATGTAGCTTTTACAGGAGAAATTACAATTCTGGGAGAAGTGTTGCCAGTGGGTGGAGTTGACCAGAAAATTGAAGGTGCATATAAATTGGGAATAAAAAAATTTTTTATTCCAAAAGAAAACGAAAATTATATAAAAAAATTGGATAAAAATATTTTAGACAAAATAAAAATAGAACTTGTAGACGATTATGAACAAATCTATTCAAAACTTTTTATGTCAGAAGAAAATAAAAAAAGAATATTTTAA